In the Desulfomicrobium escambiense DSM 10707 genome, one interval contains:
- a CDS encoding PAS domain-containing protein, whose protein sequence is MNGSCFEDANLLNVCRESIDYQGIVRHINDGVLILREGNIVFTNGAFCEIIGTDFTGLMGKPLADLVIPEDRDRVARHCVDKLYTPELPNRIEFSISRPGEDATVEMKLTVIDCGGAPAILAAITDITERRRTRIELQRVKDRLESILHAMNDVVVSLSPTDHSILAINPAAEALYGIPRRAFNAGATQLMHFVHPEDRAQVRNFYNSMEDDEFGEMQYRIISTNGRIKWVHDEAHLVYCTARSVRRIDHVIRDITDQKEALDALKRSEEKYRDFFQGTKDMAYSVTPEGNFLDINDAGVQMLGFACREEALAANLKDFYEDLSERAGLLAQINEQGFVADRHVRFRLKDGRAVEVAITARAKTDDSGYLVSYEGIVHNITQAMEDQRNRVLRNAAGGMCHYLNTHLMHIVNAKEGILEEIESLETVARDTLSEGTAQTWEGACAALRAYCQGLEQAYTKITAVTKAFNSAFLTYREEAYLDRAILDIFNSCLGDPLECATPPETKPDAGGGS, encoded by the coding sequence CATCCTGCGTGAAGGCAACATCGTCTTCACCAACGGCGCCTTCTGCGAAATCATTGGCACGGACTTCACGGGCCTCATGGGCAAGCCCCTGGCAGACCTGGTCATACCCGAGGACCGGGACCGGGTGGCCCGCCATTGCGTGGACAAGCTCTACACCCCGGAGCTCCCGAACCGCATCGAGTTCTCCATCTCCCGGCCTGGAGAGGACGCCACCGTGGAAATGAAGCTGACGGTCATCGACTGCGGCGGCGCACCGGCCATCCTGGCAGCCATCACCGACATCACCGAGCGCCGCAGGACCCGCATCGAACTGCAGCGCGTCAAGGACCGCCTGGAAAGCATCCTGCACGCCATGAACGACGTGGTGGTCTCCCTTTCGCCTACGGACCATTCCATCCTGGCCATCAACCCCGCGGCCGAAGCGCTCTACGGAATCCCCCGCCGCGCCTTCAACGCCGGGGCCACGCAACTCATGCACTTCGTGCACCCCGAAGACAGGGCGCAGGTCCGCAACTTCTACAACTCCATGGAGGACGACGAGTTCGGCGAGATGCAGTACCGCATCATCAGCACCAACGGCCGCATCAAGTGGGTCCACGACGAGGCCCACCTGGTCTACTGCACGGCCCGCTCGGTGCGGCGCATCGACCACGTCATCCGCGACATCACCGACCAGAAAGAGGCCCTGGACGCCCTGAAACGCAGCGAGGAAAAATACCGGGATTTCTTCCAAGGCACCAAGGACATGGCCTATTCCGTGACGCCCGAAGGGAATTTCCTCGACATCAACGACGCCGGCGTCCAGATGCTCGGTTTCGCCTGCCGTGAGGAGGCCCTGGCCGCGAACCTCAAGGACTTCTACGAGGACCTGTCCGAGCGGGCCGGCCTCCTGGCCCAGATCAACGAACAGGGCTTCGTCGCGGACCGGCATGTCCGCTTCCGCCTCAAGGACGGCCGCGCCGTCGAAGTGGCCATCACGGCCCGGGCCAAGACCGACGATTCCGGATACCTGGTGTCCTACGAGGGCATCGTGCACAACATCACCCAGGCCATGGAGGACCAGCGCAACCGGGTGCTGCGCAACGCCGCCGGGGGCATGTGCCACTATCTGAACACCCACCTCATGCATATCGTCAACGCCAAGGAAGGCATCCTGGAGGAAATCGAGTCCCTGGAGACCGTCGCGCGCGACACCCTGTCCGAGGGCACCGCCCAGACGTGGGAGGGCGCCTGTGCGGCCCTGCGCGCCTACTGCCAGGGGCTGGAGCAGGCCTACACCAAGATCACGGCCGTGACCAAGGCCTTCAACTCCGCCTTTCTGACCTACCGGGAGGAGGCATACCTGGACAGGGCCATCCTCGACATCTTCAACTCCTGCCTGGGAGACCCCTTGGAATGCGCCACGCCGCCGGAGACCAAACCGGACGCAGGAGGGGGCTCCTGA
- the cls gene encoding cardiolipin synthase, with protein sequence MAGRTLDECGEHMAVLNWIGLALLAVLALGAAGHALLNKSDSRSALGWVGVCLTFPLAGPILYILFGVNRVRRSASRMRREIDALAGERHSPSALSCAVVNPTVLFRSFQRLERVGRNVLETELTGGNCVEPLVNGDEAYPLMLQAIETSEQSVYLTTYILDTDATGRAFIDALARAAARGVEVRVLIDGVGEKYSWPLASRLLRQKGVATALFIPPALIPPNLHMNMRNHRKILVVDGILAFTGGMNISQKHVLGSKPLWPVTDVHFIVRGPVVSQLQDTFVDDWLFTTRERIHPPVLATEPAGDCLCRTVIDGPNLHEDNLKTLITGIVSAAEFSIKIMTPYFLPPGTFLSSLQSARLRGVNVEVILPARNNLPFVHWATNHILEELLRSGIKVSFQPAPFCHTKLMLVDDCYVHLGSANMDNRSLRLNFELTLEVLDRHLTERLTRHFDAVMAASRPVTRQELQGRPLPARLRDAFFWLFSPYL encoded by the coding sequence ATGGCGGGCCGAACCCTGGACGAGTGTGGTGAGCACATGGCCGTGCTGAACTGGATCGGGCTCGCCCTGCTGGCCGTCCTTGCCCTGGGCGCCGCCGGCCACGCCCTGCTGAACAAGAGCGACTCCCGCTCGGCCCTGGGCTGGGTCGGGGTCTGTCTGACCTTCCCCTTGGCCGGGCCCATTCTGTACATCCTCTTCGGGGTGAACCGCGTGCGCCGCAGCGCCTCGCGCATGCGTCGCGAGATCGACGCCCTTGCGGGCGAAAGGCACTCCCCGTCAGCCCTAAGCTGCGCCGTGGTCAACCCGACCGTCCTGTTCCGGTCGTTTCAGCGTCTGGAGCGTGTGGGCCGCAACGTTCTGGAGACGGAACTGACGGGCGGCAACTGCGTGGAGCCCCTCGTCAACGGCGACGAGGCGTATCCGCTCATGCTCCAGGCCATCGAAACATCCGAACAAAGCGTCTACCTCACGACCTATATCCTCGACACGGACGCCACCGGCCGCGCCTTCATCGACGCCCTGGCGCGGGCCGCGGCCCGCGGGGTCGAGGTGCGCGTCCTCATCGACGGTGTGGGCGAAAAATACTCCTGGCCCCTGGCTTCACGCCTGCTGCGCCAGAAAGGGGTCGCCACGGCCCTGTTCATCCCCCCGGCCCTCATCCCGCCGAACCTGCACATGAACATGCGCAACCACCGCAAAATCCTGGTGGTCGACGGCATTCTGGCCTTCACGGGCGGCATGAACATAAGCCAAAAACACGTGCTGGGGTCCAAGCCCCTCTGGCCGGTGACGGACGTGCACTTCATCGTCCGCGGCCCCGTCGTTTCGCAGTTGCAGGACACGTTCGTCGACGACTGGCTTTTCACCACCCGGGAGCGCATCCACCCGCCCGTGCTGGCCACGGAACCCGCTGGCGACTGCCTCTGCCGGACCGTGATCGACGGGCCGAACCTGCATGAGGACAATCTCAAGACCCTGATCACGGGCATCGTTTCGGCGGCCGAATTCTCGATCAAGATCATGACCCCCTACTTCCTGCCGCCCGGCACGTTCCTGAGCTCCCTGCAATCGGCCAGGCTCAGGGGCGTGAACGTCGAGGTCATCCTGCCGGCCCGCAACAACCTGCCCTTCGTGCACTGGGCCACGAACCACATCCTGGAGGAACTGCTGCGCTCGGGCATCAAGGTGTCCTTTCAGCCGGCCCCCTTCTGCCACACGAAGCTCATGCTCGTGGACGACTGCTACGTGCACCTCGGCTCGGCCAACATGGACAATCGCAGTCTGCGCCTCAATTTCGAACTGACCCTCGAAGTCCTGGACCGGCATCTGACCGAGCGCCTGACCCGGCACTTCGATGCGGTCATGGCCGCAAGCCGCCCCGTGACTCGGCAGGAGCTCCAAGGTCGGCCGCTGCCCGCGCGCCTGCGCGACGCCTTTTTCTGGCTCTTCTCGCCCTACCTCTGA
- a CDS encoding TusE/DsrC/DsvC family sulfur relay protein: MATIEFQGKSFEIDEDGFLLKFEDWSPEWVEYVKDSEGIAEITEAHQQILDFLQDYYKKNGIAPMVRILSKSTGYKLKQIYELFPSGPGKGACKMAGLPKPTGCV, encoded by the coding sequence ATGGCAACAATTGAATTCCAGGGTAAATCTTTCGAAATCGACGAAGACGGTTTCCTGCTGAAGTTCGAAGACTGGTCCCCCGAGTGGGTCGAGTACGTCAAGGACAGCGAAGGCATCGCCGAGATCACCGAAGCTCATCAGCAGATCCTGGACTTCCTGCAGGACTACTACAAGAAGAACGGCATCGCCCCGATGGTCCGCATTCTTTCCAAGTCCACCGGCTACAAGCTGAAGCAGATCTACGAACTGTTCCCCTCCGGCCCCGGCAAAGGCGCCTGCAAGATGGCCGGCCTGCCCAAGCCCACCGGCTGCGTGTAG
- the malQ gene encoding 4-alpha-glucanotransferase: MNAQRRCGVLMHVTSLPCRHGLGDFGPQAHAFVDFLADAGQSLWQMLPLTPINAGAGNSPYSSYSAFAGNTLFISPDMLVRQGLLRQAELDREPSFPTGRVDYAVAASWRSRLLEHVFDNVFPRLRSDAVFERFCRAEAFWLDDYCLFTALKREHGGAPWYRWGEGLRLRRPADLERARQRLGYDILRERYLQFLFSLHWRNLHEYAASRGVAIIGDTPIYVSLDSCDVWSHRELFELDDQGLPVFCAGAPPDYFSETGQMWGNPIYAWERHEKDGFGWWRSRLAHESRRFDMVRLDHFRGFCGFWQVPACEPTAENGLWIPGPGRRLFTELVGSIPGLSLLAEDLGVITADVTELMDEFGFPGMKILQFAFSPDMGKNAYIPHNVVSNCAVYTGTHDNNTSRGWFARELDEAGRARLSAYAGREVREDQAADVLIRMALGSVARLCVIPMQDYLGLGEEGRMNMPGVAGGNWGWRAEDGAMTASLASRMRRLADIYGRIPD, from the coding sequence ATGAACGCGCAGCGCCGTTGCGGCGTGCTCATGCACGTGACGTCCCTGCCGTGCCGTCACGGTCTGGGGGATTTCGGCCCCCAAGCCCACGCCTTCGTCGATTTTCTGGCCGACGCGGGCCAGAGCCTGTGGCAGATGCTGCCCCTGACGCCCATCAACGCCGGCGCCGGCAATTCGCCGTACAGCAGCTATTCGGCTTTCGCGGGCAACACGCTGTTCATCAGCCCGGACATGCTCGTGCGGCAGGGTCTGCTGCGCCAGGCGGAGTTGGACCGGGAGCCCTCGTTCCCCACGGGCCGGGTTGACTACGCGGTGGCCGCGTCCTGGCGGAGCAGGCTCCTCGAACACGTTTTCGACAACGTCTTTCCCCGCCTGCGGAGCGATGCGGTGTTCGAACGATTTTGTCGGGCCGAGGCCTTCTGGCTTGACGACTACTGTCTGTTCACGGCCCTCAAGCGCGAACACGGCGGGGCGCCGTGGTATCGCTGGGGAGAGGGCTTGCGCCTGCGCCGTCCGGCCGACCTGGAGCGGGCCCGCCAGCGGCTCGGCTACGACATTCTGCGGGAAAGGTACCTGCAGTTCCTCTTTTCCCTGCACTGGAGGAACCTGCACGAGTACGCGGCGTCCAGGGGCGTGGCCATCATCGGCGACACGCCCATCTACGTCAGCCTCGACAGCTGCGACGTGTGGTCGCACCGCGAGTTGTTCGAACTCGATGATCAGGGCCTGCCCGTTTTCTGTGCGGGCGCTCCGCCGGACTATTTCTCCGAGACGGGGCAGATGTGGGGCAACCCCATCTACGCCTGGGAGCGGCACGAGAAGGACGGGTTCGGATGGTGGCGCAGCCGGCTCGCTCACGAGAGCCGGCGGTTCGACATGGTCCGGCTTGACCATTTCCGGGGGTTCTGCGGCTTCTGGCAGGTCCCGGCCTGCGAACCGACTGCCGAGAACGGGCTTTGGATTCCGGGGCCGGGACGGCGGCTTTTCACCGAGCTTGTCGGCAGCATTCCCGGCCTGTCCCTGCTGGCCGAGGATCTCGGCGTCATCACTGCGGACGTGACGGAACTCATGGACGAGTTCGGTTTCCCGGGCATGAAGATCCTGCAGTTCGCCTTCTCCCCGGACATGGGCAAGAACGCCTACATCCCCCACAACGTCGTGTCGAATTGCGCGGTCTACACCGGCACCCATGACAACAACACCTCGCGCGGCTGGTTCGCCCGGGAGCTGGACGAGGCTGGTCGCGCACGCCTGTCGGCCTACGCCGGGCGCGAGGTGCGCGAGGACCAGGCGGCGGACGTCCTGATCCGCATGGCGCTGGGCAGCGTGGCCAGGCTGTGCGTCATCCCCATGCAGGACTATCTAGGACTGGGCGAGGAGGGGCGCATGAACATGCCGGGCGTGGCCGGAGGGAACTGGGGCTGGAGGGCGGAGGACGGGGCGATGACGGCATCGCTCGCCAGCCGGATGCGTAGGCTGGCCGACATCTACGGCCGGATTCCCGACTGA
- the glgB gene encoding 1,4-alpha-glucan branching protein GlgB encodes MDARRSLGDLDIYLFKQGRHTRLYEHFGAHPESLGPDSAGTRFVVWAPNAAFVSVVGDFNGWDRSAAPMSLRADSSGVWECFVPGAAHGQRYKYFLSWPGGEAERADPFALFSEEPPATASVIWDLQYEWGDGEWMAARWRQNSLDGPWSVYEVHLGSWRRDEHGNFMNYRRMAHELADYVRDAGFTHVEIMPVAEHPFYGSWGYQSTGYFAPTSRYGCPQDFRYLVDHLHRQGIGVILDWVPGHFPMDAHGLANFDGTALFEHADPRQGFHPEWKSAIFNYDRYEVAGFLICNAMYWVREFHLDGLRVDGVASMLYLDYSREHGEWIPNRHGGRENLGAIELLRELNKAVYEEFPDVQTIAEESTSWPMVSKPVYLGGLGFGLKWNMGWMNDSLAYMELDPIYRKFHHNLLTFALWYAYAENFVLPLSHDEVVYGKKSLISKMPGDYWQQMAGLRTLFGYMYGLPGKKLLFMGAEFGQWGEWNHDQALDWDLLRFPAHDGIRAWVRDLNRLYRECPALHELDFDPTGFAWENCHDSDQSVLSFFRRDRSGRSVLVVCNFTPVPRENYAVGVGVDGPWREALNSDSELYGGSGMGNMGRVRAEPIPVHGLPYSLNLVLPPLGVLYLLPEGGGA; translated from the coding sequence ATGGATGCACGGCGCAGTCTCGGCGATTTGGACATATATCTCTTCAAGCAGGGCCGGCACACCCGGCTTTACGAGCATTTCGGGGCCCACCCGGAATCCCTGGGGCCGGACTCGGCCGGCACGCGGTTCGTGGTCTGGGCGCCCAACGCCGCCTTCGTCTCAGTGGTCGGGGATTTCAATGGCTGGGACCGGTCCGCCGCGCCCATGAGCCTGCGGGCCGACAGCTCGGGCGTGTGGGAATGCTTCGTGCCCGGCGCGGCGCACGGCCAGCGCTACAAGTACTTCCTGTCCTGGCCCGGCGGGGAGGCCGAGCGGGCCGACCCCTTCGCCCTGTTCAGCGAGGAACCGCCGGCCACGGCCTCCGTCATCTGGGACCTGCAGTACGAGTGGGGGGACGGGGAGTGGATGGCCGCGCGCTGGCGGCAGAACTCCCTGGACGGCCCCTGGTCCGTGTACGAGGTGCATCTGGGGTCGTGGCGGCGCGACGAGCACGGCAACTTCATGAACTACCGCCGCATGGCCCACGAGCTGGCCGATTACGTCAGGGACGCCGGGTTCACCCATGTCGAGATCATGCCCGTGGCCGAGCACCCCTTCTACGGCTCCTGGGGCTACCAGAGTACGGGCTATTTCGCGCCGACCAGCCGCTACGGGTGCCCCCAGGATTTCCGCTATCTCGTCGACCATCTGCACCGCCAGGGCATCGGCGTAATCCTCGACTGGGTGCCGGGACACTTCCCCATGGACGCCCACGGCCTGGCCAATTTCGACGGCACGGCCCTGTTCGAGCACGCCGACCCGCGCCAGGGTTTCCACCCCGAGTGGAAGAGCGCCATCTTCAACTACGACCGCTACGAGGTGGCCGGATTCCTGATCTGCAACGCCATGTACTGGGTGCGGGAGTTCCACCTCGACGGCCTGCGCGTGGACGGCGTGGCCTCCATGCTCTACCTCGACTATTCGCGCGAGCACGGCGAGTGGATTCCCAACCGCCACGGAGGCCGGGAGAACCTGGGTGCCATCGAACTGCTGCGCGAACTGAACAAGGCGGTTTACGAGGAGTTCCCTGACGTGCAGACTATCGCCGAGGAGTCCACCTCCTGGCCCATGGTCTCCAAACCCGTCTATCTCGGGGGGCTGGGCTTTGGCCTGAAGTGGAACATGGGCTGGATGAACGATTCCCTGGCCTACATGGAACTCGACCCCATCTACCGCAAATTCCACCACAACCTGCTGACGTTCGCCCTGTGGTACGCCTACGCCGAGAACTTCGTCCTGCCCCTGTCCCATGACGAGGTGGTCTACGGGAAGAAGTCCCTCATCTCCAAGATGCCGGGGGACTACTGGCAGCAGATGGCGGGTTTGCGCACGCTTTTCGGGTACATGTACGGCCTGCCGGGAAAGAAGCTGCTCTTCATGGGCGCGGAGTTCGGGCAGTGGGGCGAATGGAACCACGACCAGGCCCTGGACTGGGATCTGCTCCGGTTCCCGGCCCATGACGGCATCCGCGCCTGGGTGCGGGACCTGAATCGGCTGTACCGGGAATGCCCGGCCCTGCACGAGCTGGATTTCGACCCGACCGGCTTCGCCTGGGAGAACTGCCACGATTCCGACCAGAGCGTGCTCAGCTTCTTCCGTCGCGACAGGTCCGGCCGGTCGGTGCTCGTAGTCTGCAACTTCACGCCCGTTCCGCGCGAAAACTATGCCGTGGGCGTGGGCGTCGACGGGCCGTGGCGCGAGGCCCTGAACTCGGACAGCGAACTCTACGGCGGCAGCGGCATGGGCAACATGGGCCGGGTGCGCGCCGAGCCCATCCCGGTGCACGGCCTGCCGTACTCCCTCAACCTGGTGCTGCCGCCTCTGGGCGTGCTCTATCTCCTGCCGGAGGGAGGCGGGGCATGA
- the mqnE gene encoding aminofutalosine synthase MqnE — MMESGLDSAARKRLATLKPGERIDAQFALELGLKASVHELGEAALRQRRARHGDRAYYVYNQHLNYTNVCRNQCRFCAFFKKAGEEGGYTYSLEEARKRLMDRIDEPIREIHITGGLNPDLPYQYYLDLLALCKEVRPNAVVKAFTAVEVAHFADTLGTDEATVLREMKAVGLDALPGGGAEVFSPAMREKLCPEKVTADRWLHIHGLAHDMGMKTNSTMLFGHIESWEDRIYHMERLRALEDEKPGFIVFIPLAYQSRNNALGVPGPTGEEYLRTISVARLFLDNIPHIKAYWAFAGIKAAQMALWAGADDFDGTIVEEKIGHAAGADTPKGMTVSELVETIAATGFTPVERDTFFEEVVSA, encoded by the coding sequence ATGATGGAAAGCGGACTCGACAGCGCCGCCAGAAAGCGGCTGGCCACATTGAAACCCGGCGAGCGCATCGACGCGCAGTTCGCCCTGGAACTCGGGCTCAAGGCATCTGTCCACGAGTTGGGCGAGGCGGCCTTGCGCCAGCGCAGGGCCAGGCACGGTGACCGGGCCTACTACGTCTACAACCAGCACCTGAACTACACCAACGTGTGCCGCAACCAGTGCCGCTTCTGCGCCTTCTTCAAGAAGGCGGGGGAGGAGGGCGGGTATACCTACTCCCTGGAAGAGGCCAGGAAGCGCCTCATGGACCGCATCGACGAGCCCATCCGCGAGATCCACATCACCGGCGGCCTCAACCCCGACCTGCCTTATCAATATTATCTGGACCTGCTGGCCCTGTGCAAGGAAGTGCGGCCGAACGCCGTGGTCAAGGCCTTCACCGCCGTGGAGGTGGCGCATTTCGCCGACACCTTGGGCACCGACGAGGCCACTGTGCTGCGGGAGATGAAGGCCGTCGGCCTGGACGCCCTGCCCGGCGGCGGCGCCGAGGTCTTCTCGCCGGCCATGCGCGAGAAGCTCTGTCCGGAAAAAGTCACGGCGGACCGCTGGCTGCATATCCACGGCCTGGCCCACGACATGGGCATGAAGACCAACTCGACCATGCTCTTCGGGCACATCGAGTCCTGGGAGGACCGCATCTACCACATGGAGCGCCTGCGCGCCCTGGAGGACGAGAAGCCTGGCTTCATCGTCTTCATCCCCCTGGCCTACCAGTCGCGCAACAACGCCCTGGGCGTGCCCGGCCCCACGGGCGAGGAGTACCTGCGCACCATCTCCGTGGCGCGCCTGTTCCTGGACAACATCCCGCACATTAAGGCCTACTGGGCCTTCGCCGGCATCAAGGCCGCCCAGATGGCCCTGTGGGCCGGGGCCGACGATTTCGACGGGACCATCGTGGAGGAGAAGATCGGCCACGCCGCCGGGGCGGACACGCCCAAGGGCATGACGGTCTCCGAACTGGTGGAAACCATCGCGGCCACGGGTTTCACCCCGGTCGAGCGCGACACCTTCTTCGAGGAAGTGGTTTCGGCGTGA
- a CDS encoding 30S ribosomal protein S1, translating to MNNTQTTTESMNDFDMEMDFESQLENYLNSDFGDIEEGVIVSGEVVKIDETYILVDVNFKSEGQIPIEEFMENGQVAVKVGDTVDVYVVRKNEREGSIVLSREKAKRMQVLDELEKLLETGDVVVGRIVRRIKGGYVVEIKGIEAFLPGSHVDLRPVPDMDALVNQDFEFRVLKINRRRSNVIVSRRVLLEEDRDRKRGELLTTLEEGQTVKGVVKNITEYGVFIDLGGLDGLLHITDMSWKRIKHPKEMVQLGDELTLKVLSFDKNDKKVSLGLKQLVQDPWSNISEKYPEGHKLSGKVTNLVDYGAFVELEPGVEGLVHISEMSWTRKLRHPSQMVRPGDEVDVVILGVDVDRKRISLGMKQVAPNPWDLVAEKYPEGTILEASVKNITEFGLFIGIEDGIDGLIHVSDLSWTKKIRHPNELYKVGDVVRAKVLTVDKENEKFTLGIKQLADDPWLDVPNRYPVGTLLTGTITNITDFGLFVEVEEGIEGLVHVSEMSKKKIKSPKEAFNEGDAIEAKVIHVSADERRLGLSLKQQDERKRPGGGEFRTTQSGTMTGSNLGDMIRQKMEENADAETEEE from the coding sequence ATGAACAACACTCAAACCACGACCGAGTCCATGAACGATTTCGATATGGAGATGGATTTCGAGTCCCAACTCGAGAACTATCTCAACTCCGACTTCGGCGACATCGAAGAAGGCGTGATCGTTTCCGGTGAAGTCGTAAAGATCGACGAAACCTACATTCTCGTGGACGTCAACTTCAAGTCCGAAGGCCAGATTCCGATCGAGGAATTCATGGAAAACGGCCAGGTGGCGGTCAAAGTCGGCGACACCGTAGACGTATATGTCGTCCGCAAGAACGAGCGCGAAGGCTCCATCGTTCTTTCCCGTGAAAAGGCCAAGCGCATGCAGGTCCTGGACGAGCTGGAGAAGCTCCTGGAGACCGGCGATGTCGTGGTCGGCCGCATCGTCCGCCGCATCAAGGGTGGATATGTCGTTGAAATCAAGGGCATCGAGGCCTTCCTGCCCGGTTCCCATGTCGATCTGCGTCCCGTTCCGGACATGGACGCCCTGGTCAACCAGGATTTCGAATTCCGCGTGCTGAAGATCAACCGCCGCCGTAGCAACGTCATCGTCTCCCGCCGCGTGCTGCTTGAGGAAGACCGCGACCGCAAGCGCGGCGAGTTGCTGACCACCCTCGAAGAGGGCCAGACCGTCAAGGGCGTGGTCAAGAACATCACCGAATACGGCGTGTTCATCGACCTCGGCGGCCTCGACGGCCTGCTGCACATTACCGACATGTCCTGGAAGCGCATCAAGCACCCCAAGGAAATGGTCCAGCTGGGCGACGAACTGACCCTGAAGGTCCTGTCCTTCGACAAGAACGACAAGAAGGTCTCCCTGGGCCTGAAGCAGCTGGTGCAGGACCCCTGGTCCAACATCTCCGAAAAGTACCCCGAGGGCCACAAGCTGTCCGGCAAGGTCACCAACCTGGTGGACTACGGTGCGTTCGTGGAACTGGAGCCCGGCGTCGAAGGCCTGGTGCACATCTCCGAGATGTCCTGGACCCGCAAGCTGCGCCACCCCTCCCAGATGGTCCGCCCCGGCGACGAGGTGGATGTCGTCATCCTGGGTGTGGATGTGGACCGCAAGCGCATTTCCCTCGGCATGAAGCAGGTCGCCCCGAACCCGTGGGACCTGGTGGCCGAGAAGTACCCCGAGGGCACCATCCTTGAGGCCAGCGTCAAGAACATCACCGAGTTCGGCCTGTTCATCGGCATCGAGGACGGCATCGACGGCCTGATCCACGTGTCCGACCTGTCCTGGACCAAGAAGATCCGCCACCCCAACGAGCTCTACAAGGTGGGCGACGTTGTCCGCGCCAAGGTTCTGACCGTGGACAAGGAGAACGAGAAGTTCACCCTGGGCATCAAGCAGCTGGCCGATGATCCGTGGCTGGACGTGCCCAACCGCTACCCCGTGGGCACCCTGCTGACCGGAACCATCACGAACATCACGGACTTCGGTCTGTTCGTTGAGGTCGAGGAAGGCATCGAGGGCCTGGTCCACGTCAGCGAGATGAGCAAGAAGAAGATCAAGAGCCCCAAGGAAGCCTTCAACGAGGGCGACGCCATCGAGGCCAAGGTCATCCACGTCAGCGCCGACGAGCGCCGTCTGGGCCTGTCCCTGAAGCAGCAGGACGAGCGCAAGCGCCCCGGTGGCGGCGAGTTCCGTACCACCCAGAGCGGCACCATGACCGGCAGCAACCTGGGCGACATGATCCGTCAGAAGATGGAAGAGAACGCCGACGCCGAGACGGAAGAAGAATAA